One part of the Leucobacter triazinivorans genome encodes these proteins:
- a CDS encoding fluoride efflux transporter FluC yields MNGVWVALGIAAAGGVGAAARHLVDNSLPDRVRERFPWGIMVINLTGSFVLGILVGLSLEHPIASVLSGGLLGGYTTFSTASLDTVRLLAARRPVAALFNGPGMLVLAIALAGAGILLARA; encoded by the coding sequence GTGAACGGGGTGTGGGTGGCGCTCGGGATCGCCGCGGCAGGGGGCGTGGGGGCCGCCGCGCGGCATCTCGTCGACAACAGCCTCCCGGACCGGGTGCGCGAGCGCTTCCCGTGGGGGATCATGGTCATCAACCTGACCGGGTCGTTCGTGCTCGGGATCCTGGTCGGTCTGTCCCTCGAGCATCCGATCGCGAGTGTGCTCTCGGGCGGCCTGCTCGGCGGCTACACGACGTTCAGCACCGCGAGTCTCGACACCGTCCGTCTCCTCGCAGCACGGCGTCCGGTCGCCGCGCTGTTCAACGGGCCCGGGATGCTGGTCTTGGCGATCGCGCTCGCGGGGGCGGGGATCCTGCTCGCGCGCGCCTGA
- the pdxY gene encoding pyridoxal kinase PdxY translates to MRFLSIQSSVSYGHVGNSAAVFPLQRIGVEVMPVATVCFSNHTGYGAWRGPMLSGDDVREIVTGIEERGGLAGVDAVLSGYQGGDSIGDAILDAVARVKHHSPDAIYACDPVLGNATSGCRVSPEVQELIRDRVVPHADLITPNQFELGFLTGTSPDTLASTLDAVDRVRRTGPSTVLVTSVERPDRPTGTIEMLAVTGTGAWLIATPHLPATVNGSGDVTAALFTAHFRRTGDAAAALARTAASVFSLLERTVASGSRELRLVEAQEDYAHPDLRFEARRVR, encoded by the coding sequence ATGCGGTTCCTCTCGATCCAGTCCTCCGTCTCCTATGGTCACGTCGGCAACTCGGCCGCAGTGTTCCCCCTGCAGCGCATCGGAGTGGAGGTCATGCCCGTCGCCACCGTGTGCTTCTCGAACCACACCGGATACGGCGCGTGGCGAGGGCCCATGCTGTCTGGCGACGATGTGCGCGAGATCGTCACGGGCATCGAGGAGCGCGGCGGCCTCGCCGGCGTGGACGCCGTGCTCTCCGGCTACCAGGGCGGCGACAGCATCGGCGACGCGATCCTCGATGCCGTCGCGCGCGTGAAGCACCACAGCCCCGACGCCATCTACGCCTGCGATCCGGTGCTCGGGAACGCGACCTCGGGGTGCCGCGTCTCGCCGGAGGTGCAGGAGCTGATCCGGGATCGCGTCGTGCCGCACGCCGACCTCATCACGCCCAATCAGTTCGAGCTCGGCTTCCTCACCGGCACCTCGCCCGACACGCTCGCCTCGACGCTCGACGCGGTCGACCGGGTGCGCCGAACAGGACCGTCAACGGTGCTCGTCACGAGCGTCGAGCGCCCTGATCGCCCGACGGGCACCATCGAGATGCTCGCCGTGACCGGCACCGGCGCGTGGCTCATCGCGACGCCGCACCTGCCGGCCACCGTCAACGGCTCGGGCGACGTCACCGCCGCCCTGTTCACCGCCCACTTCCGGCGCACCGGCGACGCGGCCGCGGCGCTCGCCCGCACGGCCGCGAGCGTCTTCTCGCTGCTCGAACGCACCGTCGCGTCGGGTTCGCGCGAGCTGCGGCTGGTCGAGGCGCAGGAGGACTACGCGCACCCGGATCTGCGGTTCGAAGCGCGACGCGTGCGCTGA
- a CDS encoding FAD-binding oxidoreductase, with protein MDGGADGLGADGLGALRDALGERLVIDPELIAPYARDSSRAVADGAPRALVLAETTADVSAALAWAHAARVPVSVRGAGTGLTGGAMAYAGGIIVSLERMSRILEIDSANRIAVVQPGVITGELDDACREQGLFFPPDPASARLCTVGGNIATNAGGLRCVAHGVTSDSVAGLEVVLADGRVMRTGARTRKNAVGYDLTSLFVGSEGTLGVVTEATVRLKPVREGLPRTFRASFDRLEDAGRAVTAIVGGPAQVEVLELMDALSVEIIESFRPSGLVVPAGAMLVGQTVGADAETAAGIVTAICAAHGATDTEISESDALLEARRLSNPALNARGLKISCDVGVPVARLAEMFHGVAEISARHGLRVSTVAHAGDGNLHSTVESPDDAPGIRAADAVIDDITRLALSLDGTISGEHGIGSVKRHELPWQLDDTALAVQQAIKDALDPRGILTPGRAI; from the coding sequence ATGGACGGCGGCGCGGACGGACTCGGTGCGGACGGACTCGGCGCGTTGCGCGACGCGCTGGGCGAACGACTCGTGATCGATCCCGAGTTGATAGCGCCCTATGCGCGCGATAGCTCGCGAGCGGTGGCCGATGGAGCGCCGCGCGCCCTGGTGCTCGCCGAGACGACCGCCGACGTCTCGGCGGCGCTCGCCTGGGCGCACGCCGCGCGCGTGCCCGTCAGCGTGCGCGGCGCTGGCACGGGTCTCACCGGCGGCGCCATGGCCTATGCGGGCGGCATCATCGTCTCGCTCGAGCGCATGAGTCGGATCCTCGAGATCGACTCCGCGAATCGCATCGCCGTGGTGCAGCCGGGGGTCATCACCGGCGAACTCGACGACGCCTGCCGAGAGCAGGGCCTCTTCTTCCCGCCCGATCCCGCGAGCGCGCGTCTGTGCACCGTGGGCGGCAACATCGCGACGAACGCGGGCGGGCTGCGCTGCGTCGCTCACGGCGTGACCTCCGACTCGGTCGCGGGTCTCGAGGTCGTGCTGGCCGACGGCCGGGTGATGCGCACCGGCGCGCGCACCCGGAAGAACGCGGTCGGGTACGATCTCACCAGCCTCTTCGTGGGCTCGGAAGGCACGCTCGGGGTCGTCACCGAAGCGACGGTGCGCCTGAAGCCGGTTCGCGAGGGGCTCCCCCGCACCTTCCGGGCGAGCTTCGATCGCCTCGAGGATGCGGGCCGCGCCGTCACCGCGATCGTGGGCGGCCCCGCACAGGTCGAGGTGCTCGAACTCATGGACGCGCTCAGCGTCGAGATCATCGAGTCGTTCCGTCCGAGCGGGCTCGTGGTGCCCGCGGGCGCGATGCTGGTCGGTCAGACGGTCGGCGCCGACGCCGAGACGGCAGCCGGGATCGTCACCGCCATCTGCGCTGCGCACGGGGCGACCGACACCGAGATCTCGGAGTCCGACGCGCTCCTCGAGGCGCGGCGCCTCTCCAATCCGGCGCTCAACGCGCGGGGGCTCAAGATCTCCTGCGATGTGGGGGTGCCGGTCGCCCGGCTCGCCGAGATGTTCCACGGCGTCGCGGAGATCTCCGCCAGGCACGGTCTCCGCGTCTCGACCGTGGCGCACGCCGGAGATGGCAATCTGCACAGCACCGTCGAGTCCCCCGATGACGCCCCGGGCATCCGCGCGGCCGACGCCGTCATCGACGACATCACTCGTCTCGCGCTCTCCCTCGACGGCACGATCTCGGGCGAGCACGGCATCGGTTCCGTGAAGCGGCACGAACTCCCGTGGCAGCTCGACGATACGGCGCTGGCGGTGCAGCAGGCCATCAAGGACGCGCTGGATCCGCGCGGGATCCTCACCCCCGGCCGCGCGATCTGA
- the gluQRS gene encoding tRNA glutamyl-Q(34) synthetase GluQRS, producing the protein MHAGRDEQGDAPGSARAVARETRAAGGAGRYAPSPSGDLHLGNLRTALLAWLFARASDRRFLMRIEDLDRARDAGAAARQLRDLERIGLDWDGDPVLQSERGAAHDAAIAALDAAGLVYECTCTRRDILSAPSAPHAPPGAYPGTCRDLSAAERSAARARIAPRLPALRLRTDVSELVFDDLLLGPTRGDIDDFVLRRGDGTAAYNLAVVVDDAAMGVDQIVRGDDLASSTPRQILLQHLLRLPAPPAVEYAHVPLVLGPSGARLAKRDGAVTLAELRERGVEPQRVLAALAASLGLASAGERVTSARLLDRFDPAALPRQPWVWSGRV; encoded by the coding sequence GTGCACGCGGGGAGAGACGAGCAGGGCGACGCGCCGGGGAGTGCCCGTGCCGTCGCCCGCGAGACGCGCGCAGCGGGCGGGGCGGGGCGCTACGCCCCGAGCCCCTCGGGAGACCTCCACCTCGGCAATCTGCGCACGGCGCTCTTGGCCTGGCTCTTCGCGCGCGCGAGCGACCGACGCTTCCTCATGCGGATCGAGGATCTCGACCGCGCGCGCGACGCGGGCGCCGCCGCACGACAACTGCGCGATCTCGAACGCATCGGGCTCGACTGGGACGGGGACCCCGTGCTGCAGAGCGAGCGCGGCGCGGCGCACGACGCCGCCATCGCCGCACTGGACGCCGCAGGGCTCGTGTACGAGTGCACCTGCACCCGCCGCGACATCCTCTCGGCGCCGAGCGCCCCGCACGCGCCGCCCGGCGCCTATCCCGGAACCTGCCGCGACCTGAGCGCCGCCGAGCGCAGTGCCGCCCGGGCGAGGATCGCGCCGCGCCTGCCGGCGCTGCGCCTGCGCACCGACGTTTCCGAGCTGGTTTTCGACGACCTGCTCCTCGGGCCGACGCGCGGCGACATCGACGACTTCGTGCTGCGCCGGGGCGACGGAACGGCGGCCTACAACCTCGCGGTCGTGGTGGACGACGCGGCCATGGGGGTCGATCAGATCGTGCGCGGCGACGATCTCGCGTCGTCGACGCCGCGCCAGATCCTCCTGCAGCACCTGCTGCGTCTTCCCGCGCCCCCGGCTGTCGAGTACGCGCACGTGCCGCTGGTCCTGGGGCCGAGCGGCGCTCGACTCGCGAAGCGCGACGGCGCGGTGACCCTGGCCGAGCTGCGCGAGCGCGGCGTCGAGCCCCAGCGGGTCCTCGCCGCGCTCGCCGCATCGCTCGGGCTCGCGTCGGCGGGGGAGCGCGTCACGAGCGCCCGACTGCTCGACCGCTTCGACCCGGCGGCCCTCCCGCGGCAACCGTGGGTGTGGTCGGGGCGCGTCTAA
- a CDS encoding spore germination protein GerW family protein gives MAHLTKQLADTLTQVGVHTAYGDPIEVDGTTIIPVACASYGFGAGEGGGGVEDAQGEGSGGGGGGMAMPVGAYVSRDGVTRFEPNVIALLVVGVPFVCVAGRALARVIRALKR, from the coding sequence ATGGCACATCTCACGAAGCAGCTCGCGGACACGCTCACCCAGGTCGGCGTGCATACGGCCTACGGCGACCCGATCGAGGTCGACGGCACGACCATCATCCCGGTCGCCTGCGCCTCGTACGGCTTCGGCGCCGGAGAGGGCGGCGGAGGCGTCGAAGACGCCCAGGGCGAGGGCTCGGGAGGCGGCGGAGGCGGCATGGCCATGCCGGTCGGCGCCTACGTCTCCCGTGACGGGGTGACCCGGTTCGAGCCCAACGTGATCGCGCTGCTCGTCGTGGGCGTGCCCTTCGTGTGCGTCGCGGGTCGCGCGCTCGCGCGGGTGATCCGCGCGCTCAAGCGTTAG
- a CDS encoding SGNH/GDSL hydrolase family protein — MAEDRIELPWSRFVAIGDSFTEGVGDPDADSPGGLRGWADRFAEVLSDRDEEFAYANLAVRGKLIQQIADEQVDAALDLRPDLVSICAGGNDVIRPGSDPDEVAAKLDRVVERLGAGGATVLVFTGVDTAFQPVFRTIRGKVAIFNENVRKVALRHDCVVVDQWALEELQDSRFWAGDRLHLNALGHHTIARAALDALNVPHDLAPLDPPPVPVQNWRRARKEDVVWAREHLVPWVIRRIKHVSSGDDVVAKRPLAEPARRGRDGVGEGW; from the coding sequence GTGGCAGAGGATCGGATCGAACTTCCCTGGTCGCGGTTCGTCGCGATCGGCGATTCCTTCACCGAGGGCGTCGGCGACCCGGACGCCGACAGCCCGGGCGGGTTGCGCGGCTGGGCGGATCGTTTCGCCGAGGTGCTGAGCGACCGCGACGAGGAGTTCGCGTACGCGAACCTCGCGGTGCGGGGCAAGCTGATCCAGCAGATCGCCGACGAGCAGGTCGATGCGGCGCTGGATCTGCGCCCGGACCTCGTCAGCATCTGCGCGGGCGGCAACGACGTGATCCGTCCCGGGAGCGACCCCGACGAGGTGGCCGCGAAGCTCGACCGGGTCGTCGAGCGACTCGGGGCCGGCGGGGCGACGGTCCTGGTCTTCACCGGCGTCGACACCGCGTTCCAGCCGGTGTTCCGCACGATCCGGGGCAAGGTCGCGATCTTCAATGAGAACGTCCGCAAGGTCGCGCTCAGACACGATTGCGTGGTGGTGGACCAGTGGGCGCTCGAAGAGCTGCAGGACAGCCGCTTCTGGGCCGGCGATCGCCTGCACCTCAACGCGCTCGGCCACCACACGATCGCGCGCGCCGCGCTCGACGCGCTGAACGTGCCGCACGACCTCGCGCCGCTCGATCCCCCGCCCGTGCCCGTGCAGAACTGGCGGCGCGCGCGCAAGGAGGATGTCGTGTGGGCGCGCGAGCACCTCGTGCCGTGGGTGATCCGGCGGATCAAGCACGTCTCCTCCGGCGACGACGTCGTGGCGAAGCGGCCGCTCGCCGAGCCGGCGCGCCGCGGCCGCGACGGCGTCGGAGAGGGCTGGTAG
- a CDS encoding DEAD/DEAH box helicase, with protein MTDADPELHLPGTSAAEHLPPAYPERAAHGTAGTLRAWQEEAIRLYLEKEPRDFLASATPGAGKTTFALRLAAILRSNHTVSQIVVVAPTEHLKSQWADAAARAGIRLNPRYTNNDGLGYGRHFHGVAVTYAQVAMKPVQHRLLTESADTLVIMDEVHHGGDALSWGDAIREAYGSAKRRLSLTGTPFRSDDAPIPFVGYAPQGDGSRISLTDYDYGYGRALADGIVRPVIFMVYAGKMRWQTSAGEEMEASLGEGNTKDITSQAWRTALDPNGDWIAKVLSAADRRLTEVRQQIHDAGGLVIATDHASAKAYARQLQQITGEEVALILSDDDGASEKIDEFSMGKNKMQRWMVAVRMVSEGVDVPRLAVGVYATSSSTPLFFAQAIGRFVRSRRRGEVASVFIPNVPALMQLAAELEKERNHVLEGPKSAEEMWDAEAALMAEAEREDRASSELEEAEFAYQALGSDAYFDRAVFDGAEFGGYAEVESDEELDFLGFPGLLEPQEVRALLQQRQAKQARRSATRQGLLEHPPERAEAPEALHRTLGEQRKLLNSLVGMYSKVSGEPHKDIHNELRRVCGGPPVAQSSVTQLQKRIELLRRRLRP; from the coding sequence GTGACAGATGCGGATCCCGAACTTCACCTTCCGGGGACCAGTGCAGCTGAGCACCTGCCTCCCGCTTATCCCGAGCGCGCCGCGCACGGCACCGCCGGCACGCTGCGCGCCTGGCAGGAGGAGGCGATCCGGCTGTACCTCGAGAAGGAGCCCCGAGACTTCCTGGCCTCGGCGACCCCCGGCGCCGGAAAGACCACGTTCGCGCTGCGGCTCGCCGCGATCCTGCGCTCCAACCACACCGTGAGCCAGATCGTGGTCGTCGCCCCGACGGAGCACCTGAAGTCGCAGTGGGCCGACGCCGCGGCGCGCGCGGGCATCCGGCTCAACCCCAGGTACACGAACAACGACGGACTGGGCTACGGTCGGCACTTCCACGGCGTCGCGGTGACGTACGCCCAGGTGGCGATGAAGCCGGTGCAGCACCGGCTGCTCACCGAGAGCGCCGACACGCTCGTGATCATGGACGAGGTGCACCACGGGGGCGACGCCCTCAGCTGGGGCGACGCGATCCGCGAGGCCTACGGATCGGCGAAGCGCCGCCTCTCGCTCACCGGCACCCCCTTCCGCTCGGACGACGCCCCGATCCCGTTCGTCGGCTACGCCCCGCAGGGCGACGGGTCCAGGATCTCGCTCACCGACTACGACTACGGGTACGGGCGCGCGCTCGCCGACGGGATCGTTCGGCCCGTGATCTTCATGGTCTACGCGGGCAAGATGCGCTGGCAGACCTCCGCGGGCGAGGAGATGGAGGCCTCGCTCGGCGAGGGGAACACGAAGGACATCACGTCGCAGGCCTGGCGCACCGCGCTCGATCCGAACGGCGACTGGATCGCGAAGGTGCTGAGCGCCGCCGATCGCAGGCTGACCGAGGTGCGGCAGCAGATCCACGACGCGGGCGGGCTCGTCATCGCCACGGATCACGCCTCGGCCAAGGCCTATGCGCGGCAACTGCAGCAGATCACGGGCGAGGAGGTCGCCCTCATCCTCTCGGACGACGACGGCGCCTCCGAGAAGATCGACGAGTTCTCGATGGGCAAGAACAAGATGCAGCGCTGGATGGTGGCGGTGCGCATGGTGTCCGAGGGCGTCGATGTGCCGCGTCTCGCCGTGGGCGTGTACGCCACGAGCTCGTCGACGCCGCTCTTCTTCGCCCAGGCGATCGGCCGCTTCGTGCGATCCCGGCGCCGCGGCGAGGTCGCCTCGGTGTTCATCCCCAACGTGCCCGCGCTCATGCAGCTCGCCGCCGAGCTCGAGAAGGAGCGCAACCACGTGCTCGAGGGGCCGAAGAGCGCCGAGGAGATGTGGGACGCGGAGGCGGCGCTCATGGCCGAAGCCGAGCGGGAGGACCGCGCCTCCTCGGAGCTCGAGGAAGCGGAGTTCGCGTACCAGGCGCTCGGATCCGACGCGTACTTCGACCGTGCGGTCTTCGACGGCGCCGAGTTCGGCGGCTACGCCGAGGTGGAGAGCGACGAGGAGCTCGACTTCCTCGGCTTCCCGGGACTGCTCGAGCCGCAGGAGGTGCGTGCGCTCCTGCAGCAGCGCCAGGCGAAGCAGGCGCGGCGCTCGGCGACGCGGCAGGGGCTGCTCGAACATCCGCCCGAGCGCGCCGAGGCGCCCGAGGCGCTGCACCGCACCCTGGGCGAGCAGCGCAAGCTGCTCAACTCGCTCGTGGGGATGTACTCGAAGGTGTCGGGCGAACCGCACAAGGACATCCACAACGAGCTGCGCCGCGTGTGCGGCGGTCCGCCCGTGGCGCAGTCGTCCGTGACGCAGCTGCAGAAGCGCATCGAGCTGCTGCGCCGGCGACTGCGCCCGTAG
- the ybaK gene encoding Cys-tRNA(Pro) deacylase, with translation MALVRAGIPFEVRGYAHAAAVTDFGGEAAAALGVAPERVFKTLLAEVDGVLAVGIVPVSGTLDLKALAAALGGKRAAMADPALAERRTGYVVGGISPIGQRTSLRTVLDVSAREHGTVLVSGGRRGLDLELRPDDLARATAAIWARIGRAS, from the coding sequence GTGGCGCTCGTGCGCGCCGGGATCCCGTTCGAGGTGCGCGGATACGCGCACGCCGCCGCCGTGACCGACTTCGGGGGCGAGGCCGCCGCCGCGCTGGGGGTCGCTCCGGAGCGCGTGTTCAAGACGCTGCTCGCCGAGGTGGACGGCGTGCTCGCGGTCGGGATCGTGCCCGTCTCCGGCACGCTCGATCTCAAGGCGCTCGCCGCCGCCCTCGGGGGCAAACGGGCCGCGATGGCGGATCCCGCGCTGGCCGAGCGCAGGACGGGCTACGTGGTCGGCGGGATCAGCCCCATCGGGCAGCGCACGTCCCTGCGCACCGTGCTCGACGTCTCGGCCCGCGAGCACGGCACGGTGCTGGTCTCGGGAGGCCGCCGCGGCCTCGATCTCGAGCTGCGCCCCGACGATCTCGCGCGCGCCACCGCCGCGATCTGGGCGCGGATCGGCCGCGCGTCGTAG
- a CDS encoding tyrosine-type recombinase/integrase — MGSRRLTRSGFTSTDEANDALQEALKQRKQNEKFGNKVPTLGVYADEWAAGLKLAASTITGYKKIIRNHIRPQLGMIRLDKLTATRIARHYRDLEKSGRKDTYGKGKPLSANSVHKVHVVLGAILDAAIDDGHLTVNPSKKKRTVKPPTTSEVRAQKPEIVTWTAEQLQTFLTWNRDELEDELFPLWRLIAYTGMRRSEALALKWNDLNTKAMRVSIRRAVDTDDWTKTKPPKTGNARVIDVDEDTLKVLASYKVARAELAFVLAKADAYIFGDDDGKLRSPDAMTSRWDRRMKWLTQKNDTMHRVTIKGLRHTHATLLLELGEHPKVVQERLGHSTITTTMNIYSHVTPTMQRAAVTRFAAHLGKA; from the coding sequence ATGGGATCGCGCAGGCTCACCCGCTCCGGGTTCACCAGCACCGACGAGGCCAACGACGCCTTGCAGGAGGCCTTGAAGCAGCGCAAGCAGAACGAGAAGTTCGGCAACAAGGTACCCACCCTCGGCGTCTACGCCGACGAGTGGGCGGCAGGGTTGAAGCTCGCGGCCTCCACGATCACGGGGTACAAGAAGATCATCCGCAACCATATCCGGCCCCAGCTCGGCATGATCCGGCTCGACAAGCTCACCGCCACGAGAATCGCCCGCCACTACCGCGACTTGGAGAAATCGGGTCGCAAGGACACCTACGGCAAGGGCAAGCCGCTCTCTGCCAACAGCGTCCACAAGGTGCATGTCGTCCTGGGCGCGATCCTCGACGCCGCGATAGACGATGGGCACTTGACCGTGAACCCGTCGAAGAAGAAGCGCACCGTCAAGCCACCGACCACGAGCGAGGTACGGGCGCAGAAACCCGAAATCGTCACCTGGACAGCGGAGCAGTTGCAGACGTTCCTCACCTGGAACCGCGACGAGCTGGAAGACGAACTGTTCCCGCTATGGCGGCTCATCGCCTACACCGGCATGAGACGCAGCGAAGCCCTCGCCCTGAAGTGGAACGACCTCAACACCAAGGCGATGCGCGTCAGCATCCGCCGCGCGGTCGATACCGACGACTGGACAAAGACCAAGCCCCCGAAAACCGGCAACGCGCGCGTGATCGACGTGGACGAGGACACCCTCAAAGTGCTCGCCTCCTACAAGGTCGCCCGCGCGGAACTGGCATTCGTGCTTGCTAAGGCCGACGCCTACATCTTCGGCGACGACGACGGGAAGCTGCGCTCACCCGACGCGATGACGAGCCGATGGGATCGCCGCATGAAGTGGCTCACCCAGAAGAACGACACCATGCACCGGGTCACGATCAAGGGGCTGCGTCACACCCACGCGACCCTCCTGCTCGAACTCGGCGAGCACCCCAAGGTCGTGCAAGAGCGTTTGGGTCACTCAACGATCACCACGACAATGAACATCTACTCCCACGTCACCCCGACCATGCAGCGGGCGGCCGTGACCCGCTTCGCCGCCCACCTCGGCAAGGCTTAG
- a CDS encoding helix-turn-helix domain-containing protein: protein METERVRGNPAGITNTHVAQNIRAARQAIGMELRTMSEGLKAAGRKLSTSGISKLEAGDRRVDVDDLTVIAYLLRTTPAALLTPPGEQTTLTGVPEGYEPEEIDRWMRGELVLTDEGLFNYWQQEWVICTDRIHYLETTLAGMTAPDPDDPEKPRANPKTIAAYTERLQTARAREQVIRERGVQIDPTGRVFNAKDYTENYADTHQPGQTTARSTLS from the coding sequence ATGGAAACAGAGAGGGTGCGGGGCAACCCCGCAGGAATCACGAACACGCACGTCGCGCAGAACATCCGCGCGGCACGCCAAGCGATCGGCATGGAGTTGCGCACCATGTCCGAGGGTCTGAAAGCGGCCGGGCGCAAGCTCTCCACCTCGGGCATCAGCAAGTTGGAGGCCGGGGATCGTCGCGTGGACGTGGACGACCTGACCGTGATCGCCTACCTGCTGCGCACGACCCCGGCCGCGCTCCTGACGCCCCCAGGCGAGCAGACGACGCTCACGGGCGTGCCCGAGGGGTACGAGCCGGAAGAGATCGACAGGTGGATGCGCGGGGAACTCGTGCTCACCGATGAGGGGCTGTTCAACTACTGGCAGCAGGAATGGGTGATCTGCACCGACCGCATCCACTACCTCGAAACCACGCTCGCGGGCATGACCGCCCCCGACCCGGACGACCCCGAGAAGCCGCGAGCGAACCCCAAGACCATCGCCGCCTATACCGAGCGACTACAGACCGCCAGAGCGCGCGAGCAGGTCATCCGCGAGCGGGGCGTGCAGATCGACCCGACCGGGCGCGTGTTCAACGCCAAGGACTACACCGAGAACTACGCCGACACCCACCAGCCCGGACAGACCACCGCAAGGAGCACCCTGTCCTGA
- a CDS encoding helix-turn-helix domain-containing protein gives MRQSTLDIDDLRKRRSLVITRKEAAEALGVDPRTITTSINEGTIPHVKLGRRIVIPREKFLALFANIPNDNSES, from the coding sequence ATGCGGCAGAGCACCCTCGACATAGACGACCTCCGCAAGCGGCGCAGCCTGGTCATCACCCGCAAGGAAGCCGCCGAAGCACTCGGCGTCGATCCCCGCACGATCACCACGAGCATCAACGAGGGCACGATCCCGCATGTCAAGCTCGGGCGGCGCATCGTGATCCCACGCGAAAAGTTCCTCGCCCTCTTCGCCAACATCCCGAACGACAACAGCGAGTCCTGA
- a CDS encoding Fic/DOC family protein, giving the protein MPDRYTYPGSDVLINKFGVTDYDDWKDAEADFIGARMGALREHPIVGAYDLAHLQAIHAYLTQDMYSWGGEIRETDTHPGGTGIAHCRPPFIVPEAERVFGILAERDYLRCLDADEFSEGLAWVWGETTAIHPFRDVNTRSQHVFFTQLARDAGWVIDWSQIPGDVFAHARTLAIVEDHSGLDALIRPNLVAVEDAEQHDRLMGLLHEHTEGFATRKVTRDPAVLDRELDAAREHRRTLPPLDAFGHHDPPSGERGGPSLGR; this is encoded by the coding sequence ATGCCTGATCGGTACACCTATCCGGGCAGCGACGTTCTCATCAACAAGTTCGGCGTCACCGACTACGACGACTGGAAAGACGCCGAGGCCGACTTCATCGGCGCCCGCATGGGTGCCTTGCGGGAGCATCCCATCGTCGGTGCCTACGATCTTGCGCACCTGCAAGCGATCCACGCCTATCTGACCCAAGACATGTACTCCTGGGGCGGTGAGATACGCGAAACCGACACCCATCCCGGTGGTACCGGGATCGCGCACTGCCGTCCGCCGTTCATCGTGCCCGAGGCCGAGCGCGTCTTCGGCATCCTTGCTGAGCGTGACTACCTGCGCTGTTTGGATGCGGACGAGTTCTCTGAGGGGCTGGCGTGGGTGTGGGGCGAGACGACCGCGATCCATCCATTCCGCGACGTGAACACGAGAAGCCAGCATGTTTTCTTCACCCAGCTCGCCCGCGATGCCGGATGGGTGATCGACTGGTCGCAGATTCCCGGCGACGTGTTCGCCCACGCCCGCACCCTCGCCATCGTGGAAGACCACTCCGGCCTTGACGCGCTGATCCGCCCGAACCTCGTCGCCGTCGAGGACGCCGAACAACACGACCGGCTGATGGGTCTGCTGCACGAGCACACCGAGGGCTTCGCCACGCGCAAGGTCACCCGCGATCCTGCCGTGCTCGACCGAGAGCTGGACGCGGCACGAGAACACCGTCGCACCCTGCCTCCGCTGGATGCGTTCGGACACCACGACCCGCCCAGCGGTGAGCGCGGCGGCCCGAGCCTCGGACGGTAG